The Apium graveolens cultivar Ventura chromosome 3, ASM990537v1, whole genome shotgun sequence sequence gttataatttttttacaCAAAACTGGCTGAGTTTTAATAAAAGGCACTCGCATGACTcttctttaatttttttaacaCGCGATTGCATTCCGTCAGTTTCATCTAACAGACGTTAAATCAGAAGGGTAAATTAGGAAATGCCTATTTTTAACTTCTATTATCCTCATATACATTGTATCTCTATAACCAAATAATCTGAGTCGTTGGTCTTCTTTCCTGCACATTTTACCGACATCTCACTAGAAGAACCTGGCAAAATGAAAATTTTCTCCAATATCCAATATCTTCACACGCTTTTATGGGTAGACATCAGGCCTAACAAGAAATAAGTACTCATCAGCCCTAATATTTATTAGTTCTTGTGATGTGATTCCAAGGGATTGTAAGTTTACGAGTTTGTCGAAAAGGAAAGAACTTGAAATGTTGTTATGAGGGTTTAAGGATGCAGATACTGAGATTGCACGATGTGTTGAGAAGGAGAGTGTGAGTGATGTAATGTTGCCTGATATGAATGTTCGAGTGTATGGAAGTGATGAGTTTGGGATGTATAGTTTTTAAAGTGAAGCCGTGTTCGAGGGCGTATACTCATGATTGGACTGAGTGTCATTTTGTTCATCCTCGTGAGAATACCAAAATCATGATTTAAGTATGTATAATTATAGTTGTGTACCGTGTTTGGAGTTTAAGAAAGGGAGTTGTGTGAAAAGGGATGATTGTGAGTATGCACATGGGGTTTTCGAGTCTTGGCTACATCCTGCTCAGTATAAGACTAGGCTTTGTAAGGATGAGGTTGCATGTGGGAGGAAAGTGTGCTTTTTTGCACATAAAAAGGAGGAGTTGAGGCCGATGTATGCTTCGACAGGTTCAACTATGTTGTCGTCTAATATGGGACCTTCAAGTCCAATTGTGTCTCCAGTTGTAGCAAGTTCGTCACCAATGAGTGGCATTTTGAGGCAAAAGAGTGGGACAATTTCACCACCTAAGATGCAGCTTTAGGGTGGCAGGTTGAAAGCAGGTTCAATTGCTAGAGAAATGGACATAAAAAGGGAATTGTTTGGACTTGAGAGTGTTCGCAACCAGCAACATACACAACGGATGATTGGCAACTTATCTAGTTTGTCTGCTAAACCAATGTGGAATAACAATAGGTTTGGGGAAATGAAAGGGACTAATCCTGATGAGGTTTTTGGATCTCTCGATGCCTCATACTCGTCACCCCAAATGCAATCTCCAACTAGTCATCAGTTACGTAGCCAAAACATGAATCAACAACTCAGGGCGAGTTACACATCCAACAACGTAAACTCTCCGTCTAGAATAGTACTTGCATACGGGTTTGATTTTTCGGCTGCAATGGCAACAACAGTTATGAATTCAAGGTCATCAGCATTTGCCAATCGCAGCTATAGCTTTGGATTCACTAACAATGCTTAATTTTCTCAGATGCCTTCTGGTCTGATTATATATACAGGGATTGTGTGTAAACATTATGAGTTTACCAATTTAGCCCTCtgtttaatttaaaaaattagaaTATATAATGTTCGTTAAATGCAGTTGACGGAATGCAATCGTGTGTTAAAAATTTAAAGAAGAGTCATGCGGGTGCCTATTATTAAAACTCAGCCATTTTTGTGCAAAAAAATTATAAGTGAGGCCATCTTCGTGCAATTAAGTCTTTATTAATTGGTAGTCAAAGttatggtttaattttaaaatttcataaaatgtTAGCTTTTGTGAAAAtagatgaaatattttttaaGTTTTAAATAACGTCATATATTATACTTTGAATCTTGTTCATATTGTTAAGTAACCAGTTACATTAAAATCTTAAGGTAGTAGAGTAAGACCcgaacatgatcttatactctttaacactcCCTCTCAATCAGACGATAATTTTCTCTACGATTGacaaaaataaatataatcaATACCAATACTCATAATACTAACAAATATTTAAGTTAAACAAATGGGGGTGGGAGGACTCGGACCTGAGTGCCTCCCTAAAATGAGCTCGGATACCATGTTAAATAACTAGtccatctaaaaccttaaggtggtaTAGGAAAACCCGAACATGATCTTATACTTATTAACACTCGCATAAATCGTATGATACGTTTCGCAACGATTGACAATAACAAATATTTAAGTTAAACAAATGGGGGTGAGAGGACTCGAACCCGAGTCTCTCCCTAAACTGACCGCTGATACCAAGTTaagtgtaatatcccatatttttagaagttattattattattatttgaatgattttatgtgattgtttcaatttggaaataataaaattatgaatattttattcatgtttgaTGAGTTCGTGTCATTAAATGGCTCAATGTGCTAATTATTAATTATGTATCGATCCATGTCGTTATTATGGAAGTATTTATTAGTTTTACTACTtacaaaatttaatttaaaagtCGATTGTTTTATCggtatcggtaaattgagttcttttaaaaaaaattagagatcgagtggatattttatccacatcaaaattatatttggtaTTTTATTCGGGTTTACCTCATAGGAGGTTAATTgtgaaaatattcaaaaaaaatattttcgaCTGTTTTCATATGTGTCTATTATTATACAATATATGATTATTTGAAAAAAAATGCGAGTTACATCATTCTTGGATATGAAATTATGTATATACGGTGATTAACTATTTATATTGCTTGTACGTGTTTCTGCATTGTTGATTTtgttcaaaatgatttttcaaatgAATTACCATGTGACAATTAGAGTTTTAACGCCtctaaatatttttataaaattattgaGTTATGTTAAAATTATaggaattattttataatatttagaaTACTTATGTGGACTTTTTAAAATTGGTAGTTAGTTTTGTTTTAAGAAGTATGTATTTTAGATTGAGTTTTATagacagagttcccaaagcacataCTAGAATTTATCCCACATCACCAATGAGGGAATCCATTGACTAAAAGGCATACCcttggaggtctctgaccacggacaccgcatTCCTCTGGTTGCATTATAGGAAGGAGTTATTCAATAGAGTACATACagaaaatatgttagtaataaTTATCCATCATCTTCATATTCTTACGAATCGTCCTAAGAATCTGCCTAAAAATTCATCCGATCACAGGGAAACAACAGGGCGCACCCTAACATCCATATAAGTTAGGGCGCCCCTTATCTCCTACCTTGGAAGGCGCGCCCTTTTTTTCTCAGAAAGGAGGCACGCCATAATTTGAGGTGATCTTCATAATTTTGCCCCAATTTTATTCAACTGGCCCGATTTTGCCCCGAATATTACTTGTACCAAAATTTTGACATAACATTCtcataataaaaaaatttatttattaagaCAATTCAAGATAAATGATTGCTGAAAGTTATAACGTGCGCATATACATACGTTATACATGTCCAATCTCTTGATGATTGATATAACTAATTCGTTTGATACACCTCATTCAATACTCCCCTGTTCTTAAAAAAAATGATGATATACGATTGAAAATAATCAAGTACATTCGGTTTTGATTAGAAATTATATTTTACTAATTTAGGATtttagatatttaaaaattaaatatgatAGATCAAATATGCTTTCTAATaatatttctttcataattttaTACTCCATTCGTCACATAATTTTTGATTTGTTTGACTTTTTGCGATTGAAGAAATCGAACATTGACAACAAATTACATAAAATTCtcttataattttaaaatatataaaatacatTTAAAGTACGTTAGATATACTTTCCAGCGATATAATTTTAATGATTgttcttaaatatatatatatatatatgtaatttatttttttaataattaatcacACGTGCATATACCAATAGTTGAACTTTTAACCGCTCGTAATGAGGACAAAAACTCGACAACTGCACTTACCTTTTgtttatcattatatatattatgcAATATGTGATCAAAGTTCGATTAATTTGATCACCAAAAATCATACAAATCAAGTTAAAGCTAttataaagtatagttctataatttattttttaaaattttcttttataGTATAGAaatttaaacattatatttttattcaaaggaaaaaattatttaaaattatttagaaaaCCCATATTTTACGGGAGTTTTAAAATGTTTGTCAATTCCCCATCCCCCAGTGTAAAGATTCCGGAGGGACGGAGGAAGTAGTATTTAATAATTTATGGTCAAAGTTATGGTTTAACtttaaaatttcataaaatgtTAGCTTTTGTGAAAATAGTTGAAATATTTTTTAAGTTTTAAATAACGTCATATATTATACTTTAAATCTTGTTCATATTGTTAAGTTACCGATCACACTAAAATCTTACGGTAGTAGAGTAAAGCTTaaacatgatcttatactctttaataCCCTCTCTCAATCGCACAATACTTTTTGCTACGATTGACAACAACAAATATAACTAATACCAATACTCAATACAATAACAAATATTTAAGTTAAACAAATAGGGGTGAGAGGACTCGAACCCGAGTCCCTCCCTAAAttgagctctgataccaagttAAGTAACGAGTCCATCTAAAAACTTTTGTTCAATTATTTTTTGGGTTTTTCATATTGTATGTGTACCGTATATTTTTACTAGTGTtctctatttttttttaatttttcatttttttatacTGTATATTTATAATAGTGTTCTATAATTATTATTTAAGTTTTTCATTGTGCTGCATATTTTTACAACgttttataattatttttgaattCTTCATTTTTTTGTGTACTATAATTTTTTACTAGTATTCTATTATAATTTTTCCATTATAGTATAATGcattcaataattatttttacaGAACAGAAACACGTTGTGgtctattatatttttattagtATTGTGTTATGTTCTATtaattttttgtaattttcatgTGTTCTAAAATTATAATCTGGATTCTCATTTTTTGTGTAATATATATTTTTACTagtgttgttattattattttttgagATCTTTATTTTTAGGTGTAATATGTATTTTTACTAGTGTTCTATAATTATTTTTCGGGTTCTTCATTTTTTTGTATACTGTATATTTTTACTAGtattttatagttttttttaCAGAGTACATGAAATTTTTTTACTTTAATTTTTTACATAAGAATGAGTTAATTctgttttataaaaaaaatattgttggcatcaatttgaatatttttttaaaaaaatattttttttaggAAATTGGATCACataaaaacatatataaatagtgattttaataaaataaaattgatatatatatatatatattccttatttcacctttttaaaataaattttgaaaaaaatacaAAAAAGATGCAATTAGATAACTAGATGGGCACGTTGAAGGTGTCAAGTAGAAGTAGGTTTTTAAGAAAAAAGAGTTATCTCCTGATTCCTTCTTTTATTAACAAATACAtgtttattatattattatttctgtaattatacatatttaaattattataatattttaattttaataaataagtatatatattacaataaaaaattcttaaaaattaatCAAAATACAAAAATCAGATCAGTCGAATATCTTACCAGCGGTCACTCCAAGCAAGTGGTAAGGGGTATTGTGTGAATACAAAGAAAGGAAGAATAGGCGAGAGAGCAAGAGGCTAAACGTATGTAGACAACTGTTGATGCCTTTCAGTTATGCAACTTTGACGGCGGAAAGCGATAACTGTCGGAGAATTTCTTGTCCCGCACGTGGGACTCATCGCCGGCAGTCTACCGACGTATATAAGAGTAGGACCAGCTGCTTATTATCCGTTGTCGACCATTTTTCTCTGTTTGATGCTACTGTTTGACCACCCGCACGTGCGGGCCAAACTGTCCACAAAATAGACCTTCATATACTTCGTGTCTTGTTTCATAAATATTACGAATTTTGGCATATACGGAGTGTGGATCCGTGCATGAATACGCACTGTCTGCAGTCTGCACGTATTTGTCCAGGGATCTGTGCCGACACTGGTTTTTTCTACAAGTTTAATagttatttaaaaaaaatagttaTTTATTTAGAATTAATCAGCATAAATTTGAGATACGTGTAAAAAACTAGAAGCTCATCTATTCCAGGATAGAGGAGCAAAGAAAGAAAATCTTTCACAAGTAACTTATCCGCGGGCTTGTTTAGTATTTGGCAGTCTTCAGCCCAACTGCAGTTAACTAAACATTGTGAACAAAAGTACAAAGTAGCCCAAACTTAAAATAGACACCGAGGACAAAAAAGAAGAGGTTGATAGCCCAACTTCATCCAGAAGATTGGGCTTTTGAAAATATATCATGAAATAGATTGCATCCGATAGGTGTACTATATCAGTATACTTGGGCCGGCATTTGATTTCCTTGTTTGATTAACTCTTAATaatttaagacatgattttgaatttaaaCTTTAACAATTATTCTTATCTTCCttccttattattattatattaataaattttaaaaaatattgataAAAAGTGGAACAAAGAGAAAGAGAAAAGTAAAAataagagagagaaataaattttttattactAAAAATGTTAGAAGGTAGCACTAGATGTTCCTTAAAAATAAAGAATGATGCTCATGTCTGTCTTAGCGATTTAAGCAAATACTAATACACTTTTGCGGTGTCATTTTTGTCAAAATCTTTATAAATAAACTTAAGAACTCATATAAAAGAGTTGTTGGAATTGGTCTTATGCAATTTGTGCTTTCTTAAAGAATGCAATGTATGTAGGTTTATTTTTACTGAAATTATTATAGCTGGGACTTGGGATTGGGAGGTAACCACTAACCAGTAACTGTTTTGACTTAAATGAGCAATATGTAAAAAATTCTGTGCATATTTTAGACTATCCTTCGAAGGATATTAAAATGTATGTAAAAATTTCAGCGTCATATgataaaaaagaaaagaaaagagagagtGCTAATTAAAGAAAAGAGAGAGTGCTAATTTATTGGACCTTTGAGTTTTGAGTTTAGAAATCCAAGATGCAATCCTTAATTGGCGTACCACCATGTTTATTAATCACTCATGTAACTATATTTTTAAGAGTCATCTTGTTTAGAAAAGCCCATATTCTTAGTAACATTTCAATTCTAACTCATGTAGGGATGGGGTTTAAATGGTTAGTAGTCTTTGGAGAGATTGACATTCGCAAGGGGATGATTATTTTTTCTCTCTAGTCACTAATAACTTGAAAGTAACTTATTAAGTTAAAAAAGTTTTCAATTAGATCATGAAATTATAATAACTTGTAATCACAACACTGAAGTTCAGAAAACTTGCACCGCCGTTGAAAAAATGTGTTAACCTTTAATGGAGACCGTTAAATTGTGTTATatcatttttaaattttcaaattcaTCACTGTACTATGTGTTAATTTTCGATTAGGTCACttatttgagaaaaaaataaatattaaaaatattacaaacaaaatatttttttttaaaaaaaactgatatgatttttaaattgtaatcgttcaaaaaaaataattttcaaaattattggTATTAATTATTACTATCAGAAAATTGAATTGAGaaataagataatttaaatattttttcacttTATAAATTTATTAGCATACTATTTTTTATTGCGCGTTCTTTTATCGTACCGACCAACCTTATATAATATTTTATCAATTctaaatttaattatattttaatcaCACTGAAAACATCAACAATATTAATAAAGGAAACAAAATTATTGAAAAACACGCGATACTACTTATATCGATTATAAGTATATGGATTGAAATGGTACGtacaaatttaaatttaataagaGTGTACCATTcaggaaaaaaaataaaaaaatgaaagtATAAATTATATGGTTATgcaaatttaaatttaattaaagtGTAGTGCCATTGTTCGGAGAAAGATTAATTAGACTgaaaattgtgatatttttctaagTATATGAAACAAGTTAGTAtgtttaattttaaatttaatatattttaaaatcaaatttagTTGATGACCTAATTGAAAGTTGAGATAAAGTTAATGAATTAATTGAATATTTAGATGAACTTGATAGTATGTCACGTCATTTTTTTGATAGGGATTTTAATTGAACCGACGTCAATgataaatttgaaaattttaaaatacttTCATGATTtggctgaattttttttttttaatttgataattTAATTACAAGTTACTACGGAATACAATAATGAAATAGTCATTTTACCCCATTGGAAACCAATGTAACGGAGCCAGGAACATGAAAACACTACCTGCCTCTCATCACGTCAAATTGTAACGAATTTGAGTTACATAGATAGGTGAATAGACGGATAAATTGGGTTTAAAACTAAAAAGTGCGAAATCAATATTTTAGAATAGCATTTACACAAATTCTAAAAACTTAAGCGTAAATTTAGGGATTTGGGATCTATGATCGTAGTACCAGAAAATGGGCTACCATTGTCCCCGTGAATTTCTCCtttaaaccaagtagtagcaagTACCCATTATTTATCACACGAGCTTTTCTTTTTACCTTTTACcaccaaaaaaatcaaaaaaagaCCACAAAGCCATCAGGAGCTAGCTTCAACATCTCCCATACCCTCACTTAAACTCCTACACACAACTCCACTTAACCAAGTTCTTGAAATAACCGGCCCATTCATGGCTTCTTTTTCTCATCTCCTCTCTCTaatctctctcatctctctcctcCCATTCTCCTACTCTAGCAATAACACCACAATTACACTCTCTCTCACACCATTACTAATCCCTACTAATCCATTATACAAAAACACATCACTACTTAACCACCTTACTGCTTCATCTTTAGCTAGAGCTAAACAACTCAAAACACCTCAACTCACTAAGACGCCTCTCTTTCCTCGCAGTTATGGAGGCTACTCCGTTTCCCTCAGCTTCGGCACTCCACCGCAAGTCCTAGACTTTGTCATGGATACTGGAAGCAGCCTTGTTTGGTTCCCATGTACACATCTTTATTTATGTTCTCAATGCGATTTCCCGAATATAGACCCTGGAAATATTACTACTTTCTTACCTAAATCTTCATCATCCGCTAAAGTCTTGGGCTGTAAGGATCCAAAATGTGGCCTCCTTTTCGGCCCTAATGTCCAAACACGTTGCCAAGGTTGCGACGGAACGTCTGTTAATTGTCCTCAAAATTGCCCTGATTATGTAGTTGAGTATGGTTCTGGCACTACCGCAGGTTTGTTGTTATCAGATACTTTGGTTTTTTCGAATAGCAGTGTGGATGAATTTGTTGTTGGATGCTCAATTTTCTCCGACAGTCAACCTTGCGGTATTGCGGGTTTCGGACGAGGCCCAGCCTCTTTGCCAGCTCAAATGGGATTAAAGAAATTCTCCTATTGTCTTGTTTCTCACCGGTTTGACGACAAACCGGAAACTAGCGAGCTTGTTTTGTTTCGAGGCTATACTGGGGACGGGTTCGGGGGTGGTGTTCGATACACCCCGTTCATTAACCCGACCAACACAAACCCCGCATATCAAGATTATTATTATGTAAGTTTAAGGAAGATAACGGTGGGAGGTGTTCACGTCAAAGTCCCGTTTAAATTTTTAGAACCGGCTGCGGATGGTAACGGTGGTACTATAGTAGATTCGGGCACAACATTTACGTACTTAGATCACGAAGTGTACGAATTGGTTGCGCAAGAGTTCGAGAAGCAAATGGGGAATTACAGTAGGGCTAAAGACGTTGAAACTCGAGCTGGTTTACGACCGTGTTATAACATAACCGGGAATATGCGGATGGTGGTGCCGGATTTATTTTTCCATTTCAAAGGCGGAGTGAAGGTCGAATTTCCGCTAGCTGATTATTTTTCGATAATAGGCGATGAATCGAATGTGGTCTGTATGACCATGGTTACTAGTTCTGTTAATGTTAACGACATTGGTGGTGCGGGTGGTGCTACCGAAGGGCCTTCTATTATCATTGGAAATTATCAGCAACAAAATTTTTATGTGGAATATGATTTGGAGAAGAAAAGAATTGGATTTCGAAAACAGATCTGCAAGTAAATTAGTCATATTATCATTCGTGCTTGTTTAGTTTTGTTAATTACGACTTACAATCTTACGTTAGTcttcacacatatatatatagggaAATTCTTAATGATATCACCTTATAATTGGCTCTTTTTATGGTACACAAAAAAATTTCGACTTCGAGACGGTACTATCATATTATTGACGGTTTCCGAGAAATACCATTTCTGTCAACAAATGTTGgtattaattataaattttgtaCCCTTGAGAAAAGCACTTTACTCGTATTAATTCTAAATACAATTCA is a genomic window containing:
- the LOC141710618 gene encoding putative aspartyl protease At4g16563: MASFSHLLSLISLISLLPFSYSSNNTTITLSLTPLLIPTNPLYKNTSLLNHLTASSLARAKQLKTPQLTKTPLFPRSYGGYSVSLSFGTPPQVLDFVMDTGSSLVWFPCTHLYLCSQCDFPNIDPGNITTFLPKSSSSAKVLGCKDPKCGLLFGPNVQTRCQGCDGTSVNCPQNCPDYVVEYGSGTTAGLLLSDTLVFSNSSVDEFVVGCSIFSDSQPCGIAGFGRGPASLPAQMGLKKFSYCLVSHRFDDKPETSELVLFRGYTGDGFGGGVRYTPFINPTNTNPAYQDYYYVSLRKITVGGVHVKVPFKFLEPAADGNGGTIVDSGTTFTYLDHEVYELVAQEFEKQMGNYSRAKDVETRAGLRPCYNITGNMRMVVPDLFFHFKGGVKVEFPLADYFSIIGDESNVVCMTMVTSSVNVNDIGGAGGATEGPSIIIGNYQQQNFYVEYDLEKKRIGFRKQICK